Genomic DNA from Gammaproteobacteria bacterium:
AGTCGCAGGATTGTGGGTTGGTCGATGAGCGAGCGGCTGAAAGCTGAACTGGTATGCAATGCTTTGAAGATGGCGTATTGGCGGCGCAAGCCTGCCGCGGGTCTTATCCTGCATTCGGATCGCGGCGTGCAATATGCCAGCCATGGACACCGCGCCCTGCTAGTTGACTATCGGATGGTGCAATCGATGAGTCGTAAGGCGAATTGTTGGGACAATGCCGTCATGGAGAGCTTCTTCAAGACGCTCAAGGTCGAGCGCGTTCACCAACTGCGTTACACATCGCGAGCACAAGCAAGGCTCGATCTCG
This window encodes:
- a CDS encoding IS3 family transposase, with amino-acid sequence SRRIVGWSMSERLKAELVCNALKMAYWRRKPAAGLILHSDRGVQYASHGHRALLVDYRMVQSMSRKANCWDNAVMESFFKTLKVERVHQLRYTSRAQARLDLVDWIEGFYNSKRMHSAIDYRSPADFERSLKAA